A window of Nicotiana sylvestris chromosome 8, ASM39365v2, whole genome shotgun sequence genomic DNA:
AATTGTCTTGAGCAATGCGAAGTGATTTGTTATTAGGTCGTCACTTGGCTTAATGTGGATACTTGAAAGTAGAAACCACATAAACAATTATTTGCATAGGAAACGTGAATAAGAATAAATTGTGGAGGTAGGTTAGAATTGTTGTTCCAAGCACAACTTTGAAAAAACATCAGTCGTGGGGTTGAATTTTTGGatgatttattttttttcttcctttttcttgtttttttgtgTAAAATACtattaaatataaataaattataaattgCAGCACAAAAATGTGAGAAATAGTATAGAATCTTTTGTTATAGTGATGCCACTTAGCACATAATTCATCGAAATAGTATAGAATCTTTGTCCACTATTCAAAATTCTTTTAATTGTCTAATTTTATCAATAAATTTTTTGagtgatatttatttaaaatagtttttcgattaatttaaattataaatatcctaatattatatttattttttcttttcgcATATTTTTTTCTACTGCTATATTTATGGTTATGAGACTTTATATAAGTCGTCCACGTTTATAAATGTGATTTTAGATTCTTATGTTCCTAATGTTTAATTTTTGAAACTTGGCCTATTTTTCTGTGATTTTGCAGGCTGATTCTTAGGCTTCTATGGAATTGTAAGATATAATATAAAAGCACCGAGTTAGTAATACAGTTACAATACCATTAGGAGGAAGCCATCTATTTcaaagtaaaaatagcacggtatagccagttttcggactggtcattcaaaaatagtcagcgtttaccaagtcaataaaaaatagccacttttttatttcaacagagaccggtccagcaaaatatactggagttcggtgcacctgtgtatgaactccagcatattatgctggaccggtatactttgttggctctagtataatatactggagactggagcaccggtgctccaaactccagtatattatgctggaccggtatacttgctggaactccagtatattatgctagagttctagtgtacttatgattccagcatacttatcttggaactccagtataatatgctggagttcaagtatacttatgctggaactccaacataatatactggcgtatttttcagGTTTTGAACggtattttcgctcagatttatctttacatgaaaagtagctaaatttcgattacttttgaaattgagctatttttgaacgacgggttgtaaatctggctatttttaaatttcatcCTATTTCAAATGGTTACTAAATAAATATTGCCAAATCCTCACTTTCATGTAATGAGGAACTTAATAATGTATGATCATGGAAACACATGATCATACTTGTTGGTTTCTTTATATTAAACAATCAGATTAGCTTCAATTTTAAAAATTACAGAgtgttcattttttattttttttcatgtaGCTTTTctggaaagaaaaataaaataaaaataaaattttcttagTCAAAAGTTTGATGAAGATCACTTGAATACTACTACAACTAGAACAATTATCACACTGGTAGAATTATGAAAAAGTGCTTACTTTATTTGTGATTCTCTCTAAACTGAAAATGCCATGTCTCTTCAATGAACAGATATTTGACACTAGATGCCCCACAATGGGGCCAAAGCACTAAGTTCTATCTTGAGTGACATTTCTGGTGTTACTGCAATCTCTTTTTCTTCACTCTTTGCTGAAAAATATCtaagaaaattttggaaaaaattttTGGAACTatagttacaaaaataaaataaaaatggcaACTATCCAAGAAGAAGAGAACTTGATAGATTATTCTCCAAAATCTCCAACAAAGGGTGGCCTCAAAACCATGCCTTTCATCATAGGTGATgcaaaataattatttttgttagtttatttatttatttatttttttaaactctTATATCAAGAATCATATTTGTGGGTGGTTCTAATTTTGCAGTGAACGAAACACTAGAGAAAGTGGCAAGTTATGGATTGCAGCCAAACATGGTGATATACTTGATGAAAGGTTATAATTTAGAAGCTGTAACAGCTACAAGCATACTGAATATATGGTCTGCTCTTTCCCATGGATTGGCTCTTTTGGGTGCCTTTGTTTCTGATTCTTTCTTCGGTCGCTTTAGGGTTGTTGCTATTGGATCCATCTCCAGCCTTTTTGTATGTCCCTTAACTCTattcttcaagtttatttgtcattTCAGCTGAATTATTTGTATGTTTTCTGAGACATATATGTTCTGTTTTCATAGGGAATGACTATTCTTTGGTTAACAACCATGATTCCGCCACTGAGGCCTTTACCTTGTGATCAGTTTGAAATCAATGAATGCAACAAACCAACACCAGCACAATTCTTTGTGTTATTGTTTTCTTTTGGGATTATTGCTGTGGGAGCTGGTTTCGTTAGACCTTGTTCTATAGCCTTTGGTGCTGATCAATTGGACAacaaagaaaaccccaaaaataaaaGGATTATGGAAAGCTATTTCAACTGGTACTATGCTACTATTGGAATGTCAACACTCGTCGCGACAACCTTAATTGTGTATATTCAAGATGCTTTTGGTTGGCAAATTGGTTTTGGAATTCCTGCTATCCTTATGCTTTTCTCTGTTTCAGCCTTCCTTTTGGGCTCTCCTCTTTATATTAAAGTAAATGCTAGTGAAAGCTTGTTCACCGGATTCTTTCAAGTACTTGTTGCTGCTGTTAGAAAAAGAAATATCAATCTTCACTCTGCTAATTGTGGAAACTATTATCATCATTCGCCCGATTCTGAAATTCAGGCCTTAACAAACAGCTTCAGGTATGATCATTAGAAGGGTACCCTATGTTTAGTCCTAGTTAAATCAAGATTATAAGTAAACTACAgccagacctctctataacaacatcgcTATATAACAATCATTAATTGTAAAAGCCATGTTTTTTATGGAACCAATTTTCATACTATGTTATCTATAACAATATttcgctataacatccaaaaaaATACGGAACAAATGAGGCTGTTATAGAGATGTTTGACTGCAGTAGCTACGTTAGCTAACACTATAACTTTCTCACTGATGTATCTATAGGTGTTTAGATAAAGCTTGCATAATTGAAGATCCCCAAATAGACATAAATCGTGATGGATCCGCTTCAAATCCGTGGAAACTCTGTAGCGTAGAACAAGTTGAATCTTTGAAGTCTCTTCTTAGAGTTGTACCTATATGGTCCACCAACATAATGGTTCAGTTGAGCTTAAATCAATTCTCATTTTCCACACTTCAAATACAGACAATGAATAGACATATcttcttctctgattttgaaaTACCAGCTGGCTCATTTTCTGTCTTTATGGTAATCACTCTAATTATTTGGATTGCCTTGTATGATCGTGTTTTCGTGCCACTAATGGCTAGACATACCGGACAGCAAGGAGGCTTAAGCCCCGTTCTTCGTATGGGAATTGGTTTAGTACTCTCTTCTGCAGCGCTGGCAATTTCAGCGATAACAGAAGCCATAAGGCGGCATATAGCAATTGATCAGAAAGATATATATCCTCAAGATGGACCAAATATTGCATCAGTAGACATGTCGGCTATGTGGTTCGTGCCACAGTATGTGCTTCTTGGACTAGCTGATGCTTTCAATGCCATTGGATTGGTAGAGTTCCTCTACTCTGAGCTTCCCAAAAGCATGTCTAGTTTTGTTGTGGCTATTTTCACACTTGGGATGGCTGTTTCTGGCTTTTTTGGGAGTCTTATAGTGAATGTTTTGGATAGTGTTACTTCATATGGAGGTGAAATTAGCTGGTTGTCAAGTAATATTAACAAGGGTCATCTAGATTATTACTACTGGTTACTTGCTTTCTTCAATATTCTCAActtcctttattttcttctcATTTGTCAATATAATCGTCCTCAGGGGCCAAGCTAGAGTGTCACTGTGGGCCATGTGTTCGGATGAACCCAATAGTTTTGGTTCAAATACTGTATTTGTCCTAAAAAATTCAttgtatatgtataaattattaatttagaacctagTAATTTAAAAAAGATTAGAATCCAAAGCGCATATACTTCAAATTATATTTCCACCTTTGATCGTCTTGACCAGGAAGTTGAAGAAAGATAATATATATGCTCCGGGagaatgatatatatatatagtgcatGCTCATTTAATTTTGTTGTAAAGGTACTCAGCCTGAAATGATTTTCTTAATTTAAATTGTATTATCACCCAATACCGGAAAATATGAAAATTATTTTCCTCGAAAACGGTTTCCTTCGTAACAAATACACCTGAATAGAAACTTTTTCATAACACTCCTACGAATTTGTGGTCTTCTTGCATTCCTCGAGCTATGGTTTTGTAAAAATATTTACTAGCATTCCTTTATTTATTAAGGGGTAAAAACGTCTTTCGTGGTGGGAAATTATGGTAGAAATGATATTAGGTAGTCATCTAAAGGGTTGCTATTTAAGAATTAGCTAGTGCattctgaattttagtttttCGATTCAAAGTTTTAAGACAAAAATATCTTGAGTTATGTAATTACATGCAAATCTCTAAATAGTATTACGGAGAATGGTTATATGTACACTTCCTTCAAAATTGTGACAGCACATATTGGCCTTTGAAAAGAAGCATAAGTTTCATTTAAGAATTGATTTCACTTATGACCACTAAATTTTATTCATTTTGATAGTTAAGTCATAAAACTATTCTTGTCATATTTTAGCAACTAATTTTACAACAGTAAAGTCACTAAGTTATATCAACTACAACGCTAAAGTCACCAAACTAATTGATCTCACTCAGGATTCTTAGAATGGAGATTggatttcctattttttttctcCAAAGAGGTTGTATTTAGAAGATTCTCAATTGGGAATCTCATGGATGGAAACAGTTTCATATCATGTTTACAGCTACAGCTATAACATAAAATAAttttgtttacccttaaaataagtaacaattaaatttatacgtggtttaaaAGATACATGATTTAATTTAACACAAATGACTAAAGAACAACAAGTAATCGaaataaaggaaaacaaaatgatcaaaccaagtgtgctgaaatAATTAAGCCTGGCTTTAGGTTTAACTGATAGAAACCGGTTCCAATCGAGCCCTTAGGATGGAGCTTAGTTGCAACTAAATGGTCTCGGCTGAAGGAGGAGCTCCGGAAACAGCTTGCCTCGACCGTTACAGAACATGATGCTCTCGGCCAAGAGTACATGCACTAAAATCCATATGGGAAATAGCTTCGAACGAGGCGTCGGAAGCCCAGGACATGCTGGCCTAGTACAAGAATGATGTTAAGGTAGTCGAAGCCCGTGTTATAATGAAGGCCTAGTATGTGAAGTGGCTATCTCGGAGAGAGACTCTCGAGGAGATCCAAGCTCGATGAGCTGACTTAGCGGCCGACATCGAGGAGGCCAAGAGGCTTAAAGCTGAGGCTAAGGCAAAGTACTAGCCCGAGGGTTCGGATAGTGAGCTGGGCTCCGAGGAAGACTAGGCAGGAGATGCCTTAGCTTATTTTTGACCCTTCTTTTTTGCATTTTTGTACTCTTACATTTTGTACTTTGGGGCCGTTTCATAATGCCTCTGTAAATACCTTTTGGTAAATATATACGAAATTTTCCTTCGGCTACATGTTGTATCCTTTAACTTTTCTGCATTTGCTTATGTTTAAGATTAGGATGTATGACTTGTGTCTCGGACTTAATATGTCATCGATGCCTTATCATATAATTGACATTGCTTAAATTGTTCAATCTTTCAAATCTTGGATGAGGCCCAGGTTAAATAATAACTCCACGTTGCTTTAACTTTGGAGGACCCAATAAAAATGAAGTCTTTGTTAAAATATTCGTGTGATTTATCCGGACACAACTAATCTTTGCCGAAGGTGACTCTTTTCATAGCCGTAATTCGAGACCGATTGACTTGATTGAGTCGCAAGTAATCGTTTATGGATTTAAAACATGTAAGGACCTTACTTTTTATGAACGAACTCAGACGTCTTCGAGCCGTTTATACATTGTGATCAAAGTTCTAAAGGCTTCACATCTTAAATTGGTCGTGGCCTTTCATATTTGGGCCCTTCCTTGTAGGCTCAGTGCCTTCGGGATTTAGTAGCCCGATTTTCCCAATCTTACTTTCGGGTGGCAATACCTGGTTCATGGTGGCCCGTATGCTTAGGGGGTCTTTAGATTGTTATGCACAGTATCGTGGATTCTTACTGCCTTCGGTGTTTCATGCCCCTATTTAATGGTGGCTCGTGGGCCTAGaaggttttgaacctagtattCATTCTAATTGACATAACGACAACATTGCTTGTACGAATGTGAACCGATGAAACATAGAAGccaattttttttattactttaaATGTAATGTAAGTAATTGAAGATGCAAAAGCTATCCGCCATGTCGAGAATGAGTTATACGGGtatggttcatttgaccgtttgacccttacaataaatcctaaTATTCAATCCTGGGCTTTCAATGCAGAATAGGAGTGCCTTTTAAATTTTCTAACGTAGGTCTTTGGTTCTTGACTCAGGGTGTGATAGTCTCCTAGTATTCAAGACTGAATTTTGAGGGCTCAAACACTTTTGATTCGATACGGATGATCCGAATTCCGCGGTCTTAGACCGGTCTTCAAAAATAGGGTAGCATGCttattgttgcctcattaaaaaactTGCCGTCAAACCCATTTTGGCAAGAAATCGGTCGAAGTGAAAAGAaagtgcaacacgtgctttcagacctaatccTTGGACTTGGATTCAATTGAGTACCTGTATGGGTTATTTCAAAGCGTAATAATCCTTAAAGGTATTTACGTATTCATACCTCAGTAGTAGTACCACTTTAAGTGTGCCAAGTTCTAGTTGTTTGACAGTTGTATGCCATTTTGGACTCAAGCTGGTATGAGCCTTTCCCGGTTAAACTGTTGACTCTATATGGTCCCTCCCAGTTCGGTCCTAGTTTTCCGTCATTCGAGTTCTTAGTATGTAGTATGACTTTTCTCAATACCGAGTCCCTGATTTGGAAGTGTCGAAGGTTTGCCTTTCAGTTATAATATCTTCTATTCGCTTCTTATGAGGTGCTAACCGAACTAGGGCGGCTTCTCGCCTTTTGTTTGCTAAATTTAGGCTTGTAGCCATGGCCTCATCATTCGACATCTCCTTAGTATATCGGAACCTTAAGCTTAGTTCTCCCACCTCTGCTTGGATCAAATCCTCTATGCCATAGACTAGAGAGAACGATGTTTCACCGGCACTCGACCTcgaagttgttcgatatgcccataggaCCTCAGATAAAATTTTTTTCCACTTCCATTTTGAGTCGGTCAATCTTTTATTCAGGTTCTACAACATAGTTTTGTATCTTGGCTCCACTTGACCGTTCGCACTCGGATGGTAAGGGGTCGATAAATTGTTTTTGATTTTATAATCTTCAAAGAATTTATTGACCTTGTTGCCAATGAATTGTCTCCGGTTGTTGCACGTAATTTACGTTGATATCTTGAACTGTCATATTATATTATCCCAGATGAAGTCGATAACCTCTTTTTTCGCTAACTTTCTCAAACATATAAGCTTCAGCCCATTTGGAGAATTAATATGTCATGAGCAAGATGTATTGCACTTCTTCAGGTTCCTATGGTAAAGGGCCTACGATACCCATCTCCTATTTCATGAATGACCAAGGGGAAAGGACCGAGTGAAGCAGCTCTCCTGGTTGGTAGATTATCGGGGCATACCTTTGACATTCGTTACACTTTTGAACAAAATCCTTCACATCCTTTTCCATTTCATTCCAGTAATACCCGAACCTAATCAATTTTCGAACCAACGATTCCACTCTTGAATGGTTTCCGCAAGTACCCTCGTGGACTTCTTTCATAACATAATCTGCTTCCCCGAGCATCTTGCTAATGATCCGCAAAACGATCTTCAGTATAGTTATCCTTCAACTAAGCTCAACCTGGAAGCCTTAGTTCAAAGAGCCCTTGATTCTTTGGGATCCGATGGCAATTTCCCCTTCTGAAAGTACTATATCTATTtttttctccaatcccaagtcaaactcATTAAGTTTACCTCGACATGACCTTCCTCTATCACTGAGCTCATCAAGTTCATCACCATTTACGAGTTAAATTCATCGGAGTTGACTGATGATCCTAAGTTATCCAAATCATTGACCTCGCTATCCTGATGTTGTATTGTCCACTGCAAATATCTCCACATCCAATCTTCTTTGACTTTGAACATCCCGTTAACTTGGTTAACAATGAGGAAGGAGTCGCGCTTGGCTTCGATCACCTCATCCCCAGGATTTTAGCCAGTTCtagagctgtaatcatagcctcatattaggcttcattgttagtcactTTTATAGTTCTAATAAATTGCCTTATTATATTACCCGTTGGTTGTTTTAATATGATTCCCAACCCTGACCATTTAGAGTTGGAAGCACCGACCGTGAATAGGGTTCATACCCCCGAGCTAGTCCCCGTGGCAAGTAATAATTCCTTATCGACCTCGGGGATCAAGGCCGACGTGAAATCGGCCAGGAAGTTTGCCAAAAATCTGAGACTTTATAGTTGTTCGGGGTTTGTATTCAATATCATACCCGCTAACTCTACGACCTATTTTGCTAGCTGACCTGAGAGCTCGGGCTTATGCATAACATTCCTTAGTGGATATGAGGTCACAACACATATAGGGTGATATTGAAAGTATGATTTTAGTTACCTAGATGCGCTTAGCAAGGCAAACGCTAATTTATCGAGATGTGGATACCTCATTTTGGTATCACCTAGTGTtatactaacataataaatagaaAACTGCATACTTTCTTTTTTCCGGACCAGGACACCACTTACCACTACCTCGGAGACTACCAAGTAAAGGTACAACTGCTCGTTCGCCTTCGGGATGTGCAGCAAAGGAGGACTTGAAATTATTTGAGTTCTTCTAAAGCCTTTTGGCATTCTAGGGTCCAAATaaagttgttctttttctttagTAACGAGAAAAATCGGTGGCTTTTATTTGATTACCTAGAAATAAATCAGCCCAATGAGGCTATCCGCCCTGTCGACCTCTGTACCACATTGACATTGTCAACTATGGTGATACCTTCTATGGCCTTTATTTTATCCTGGTTGACCTCTATTCCTCGGTTAGATACTATAAAATCGAGGAACTTGCCCGAGCTGACTCCAAAGGCATACTTCTCCAAgttcagcttcatgttgtattccCTTAGTATGCCGAaggtttcaaatggtcctctgcttgcAGTGACTTAACTAATAtgtcaatataaacctccattgatttccTTATTTATTCCTCAAACATTcagttaactaggcgttggtacgtGACATCAacatttttaatccaaatggTATCACATTATAACAGTAAGTGTCGAACCTACTTATGAAAGAATTTTTCTCTTGGTTGCCCAGGTCCATCCGTATTTGATTGTACCCAGAATAGGCATAGAGAAATCTTAGCGTCTCGTGCCCAGCTGTCGCATCGATCATTTGGTCGATATTAGGCAAAAGGAATGAGTCATTTTGGCATGCCTTATTTAAGTcgttataatctacacacattttAAGATTGTTTCCTTTTTTAGGTACAACAACTACGTTAGCTAGCCAATCCGGGTATTTGGCCTCCCGAATGGAACCTATTTTTAAGAGTTTAAATACTTCATCTTTGATGAATGTGTGCTTGACTTCTGACTGTGTCCTCCTCTTCTGTTTGATCGGTTGGAAATTCGATTCCAAGCTCAATTTGTGGGTAGTTATCTCCGGTGGGATTCGTGTCATGTCTAAGTCGGA
This region includes:
- the LOC104235173 gene encoding protein NRT1/ PTR FAMILY 1.2-like isoform X2; amino-acid sequence: MATIQEEENLIDYSPKSPTKGGLKTMPFIIVNETLEKVASYGLQPNMVIYLMKGYNLEAVTATSILNIWSALSHGLALLGAFVSDSFFGRFRVVAIGSISSLFGMTILWLTTMIPPLRPLPCDQFEINECNKPTPAQFFVLLFSFGIIAVGAGFVRPCSIAFGADQLDNKENPKNKRIMESYFNWYYATIGMSTLVATTLIVYIQDAFGWQIGFGIPAILMLFSVSAFLLGSPLYIKVNASESLFTGFFQVLVAAVRKRNINLHSANCGNYYHHSPDSEIQALTNSFRHTGQQGGLSPVLRMGIGLVLSSAALAISAITEAIRRHIAIDQKDIYPQDGPNIASVDMSAMWFVPQYVLLGLADAFNAIGLVEFLYSELPKSMSSFVVAIFTLGMAVSGFFGSLIVNVLDSVTSYGGEISWLSSNINKGHLDYYYWLLAFFNILNFLYFLLICQYNRPQGPS
- the LOC104235173 gene encoding protein NRT1/ PTR FAMILY 1.2-like isoform X1 — translated: MATIQEEENLIDYSPKSPTKGGLKTMPFIIVNETLEKVASYGLQPNMVIYLMKGYNLEAVTATSILNIWSALSHGLALLGAFVSDSFFGRFRVVAIGSISSLFGMTILWLTTMIPPLRPLPCDQFEINECNKPTPAQFFVLLFSFGIIAVGAGFVRPCSIAFGADQLDNKENPKNKRIMESYFNWYYATIGMSTLVATTLIVYIQDAFGWQIGFGIPAILMLFSVSAFLLGSPLYIKVNASESLFTGFFQVLVAAVRKRNINLHSANCGNYYHHSPDSEIQALTNSFRCLDKACIIEDPQIDINRDGSASNPWKLCSVEQVESLKSLLRVVPIWSTNIMVQLSLNQFSFSTLQIQTMNRHIFFSDFEIPAGSFSVFMVITLIIWIALYDRVFVPLMARHTGQQGGLSPVLRMGIGLVLSSAALAISAITEAIRRHIAIDQKDIYPQDGPNIASVDMSAMWFVPQYVLLGLADAFNAIGLVEFLYSELPKSMSSFVVAIFTLGMAVSGFFGSLIVNVLDSVTSYGGEISWLSSNINKGHLDYYYWLLAFFNILNFLYFLLICQYNRPQGPS